The region TTTTGTTGCGATACGGGGTATCTTTTTTCAATCGCTACTCATTGATTTTTCGAAGACAATGTAGTGTTCGTGTTTTCCTGTGGCGTCATTTCGATGGGTCTTTTCCCACTTGTATAATGAGGACGATGGGTAAGTAATTTCTGCTCCTCTGCACACTGTTGTGAATATGAGGCAAATCTTTTGATACGCCTTGCCACTCTGAGTCTAATCTTGTAAACCACGGAACCGTGTGATACTGTTGTAGCGTTATATTAGCTCGGGCATATGTCCTGTAGCACATTGAACAACAAAAATACTGTGAAAACAACTCAAGGTGCACTGCCGTTTTATAGCAGTAAAACAATGGACGACAAACAAACTGAGTGTAAACGGTGATTTAGCCAGTCTGCACGCGTTATTCTTCTAAACATTGAAAAGCTGTTATGACGTCCCTCCCTTTAATTCTGCCCTGGAACTTCATTGGATACGCAGTTTATGTTTATTTGTCTAAATCAGACACCTGGTCCATATTAacaaatatatgtaacgttacacaaacaaaacatgataatACATAACAATATTCCAGTACAGCTATACCAGTGTATCCTGGGTGGCATCTTGTTCAAATTTCCTTCCTCATTTGcgtcaacaacaaaaagcaaTTACGTCTCTTAAGTAGACTCCATCAGTGTAACGTGTCGGAGCATTTTGATAGAAATGAAGCTCACTGGTGATGCCCAGCAGTGTCGTGTTCACAGTACTACTGTGAAGAGGAACGTTCCGTGGACAGGGTGGAGCTGAAAGATGACGTAAACAGCCCAATTCAGTAACTCGGAAGTGAAATCATCGTCTGTAGCCATTAgaatctacacacacacacacacacgcacacgcacacgcgcacgcacacgcacacgcacgcacgcacgcacgcgcacacacacacacacacacacacacacacacacacacacacacacataccaaaaatgTGTACGTTAAATATAGCTGGAGAAAGAAGAACGGAGAAAACGTTTACATTTTACGTTTGGTGTTCGAAGAAAAAGGATTGAATATCTCACCTTCTCGTTCCCAGGATTTGAGGGGCAGGGTGGTCTGGGAACGTCGAACACTTTGGGGTCCTTGATGCCTAGTGTGACATCAGTTACGCCAAGAGCGCTCAGGCTGGGTTCTGTTAAGCACATAATGGTGGTATCAAAGGGAAACGTTAAAAGACACTTACATCAGGCTAACTTTATCATGCTCTTACATTGCTCTCAAAAAGGATGGTTTGTCTATCATAATAACAGACGAGTTGACTAATCAAAAGGTTCTAGTTGTGAGTGATATCTGATGTTGGCCTAGGTACCAATCACGTTCTACAAAGAAAAGGCTTGCAGTGCAAGGATATAGCAAACAAGTGTATATCCATGTGTtctgtaaaaaaacacaatcaaCAATACAGTTTGAAATATTACACAACAGATAACCTGCGTGGACTGGTATGCTAATATTACCTGGTGAGCCAGGCGGACTGGTGAGTACTTCTGTCACCATGATGCACCCATCTCTAGTCATGTCCACGACTCCATTGCCACCAAGTAAGGGGTCAAATATAGACCACGAGTCCACAAGCAAACCGTCCATCCCACCAAAGCGGAATGAACCCATGTAGGTTGAGTTCACTAGGTAGAGAAACCCAATTGTTTGAGTTAGTAGATTCTACATAGAGGAATTACCTGGTTACCAGTCTCGACCGAGGCTATACGCTGGGTTTGCTGGGCCCTTCGCCAAGTGGACAAATAGAATTGTTTGCATGATTGAAGCAATTACCAGCTAAGGGTCTAGCATAGCATCCAACCCTATATCTGCAgagtctctttcgtcctctCTGCAAATATTTCCTGATAGGGCGAGAGAGCCTCGGTAGCTATGATAGAAACGGATACCAGGCTATTGAGGGTCTTCTAAGGGTGGCTGAGAAATATTTCGTTGGCCCTTGTGCCGAAGATGTAGCCTGGCACTTATGCTACAATCCGATACTACAATATCATGCATCAACTGAGACCATCAATTCTACATTGTTAGTTTCTACTTCCATGTATTTCGATTGGGACCTCCATCGAAACCTCTTCCCAAAGATGCTTTGTTAAGCAAGAATCAGAATTACATTCTTCATTCATTTAATATGATTGGATTAGATAGAGCTTGCCAAACCCATGATCCTCAACGACCCATTGTCCGCTTAATCACATgcttcatttcattttgatgtattACTCAACGATAACGTCTATAAAACAGGTTTGGTAAGACCCGGAGTAGTAAAGGTTAACGGTGCCTTTGATGTGCAGACGCCCGTCTAGTTGGGACTGAGAACGGCACTCGATACGTCGGCGCCGTCAGTAATTTGCATCTAGACAACCTATTTGATGTACCGTTCTAATTGTAGAAAATGTACAGAGTTTCAGACTTACTTGGCAGACAGTTAAGCATGCCGGGGTTCATCATCTTGCCGGCCGTACAAGTCGTTCCTGTAATGGTGAACACCTCCATCTAGTCAACAAACATCAATAGGACGTGTCAGTTGAACGAATGTCCCAATCTAGATTAATGTTTggcgtggcgtcgtgtggcgcaagtgtaaagcgcgcggctgtcaaacaatgggacccgggatctaatcccgggttgtgcccagagacatgtccgaacttgcgccccgacattgtgcccttgggaaaggtgtacttaacacgactttcctcacttcactcaagtgtaaatgtgtacctagctcatctagggttagggacgtccctcggacaggacgttaaatggagttcccgtgtttggggagagccacacgccctcacattaaagaacccaccacacctttcgaaaaagagtaggggcatgccccggtgtgcgatggtccaaatcttacagtccggtctgggatgacatcttgaaaaggtgatagttcacctgttatgtcaatccttccacaaaatgtggtaaatacaaataaataagtaaataaataaatgtccaTGCAGTTGCTCGACTATTGAAATTTTtagagtactagtactacaaatGAAATCCTTAAGCGGAAAAGGACACGTTTGCCTGATGCTACTGATAAATCATAGAGGGTGAAAACTACTTGGCAGTGCAGTCTAATGAAGGATGATTTTTCTTTATCGTGATATGATTAAAGCATGTACAAAAGTAATTGTCTCCGCCCATTACCTTCTATGTTCTGGAAGAGTGTGCGATTTTAAGGGCGTCCTAGTGAAGACCCGTACCCGCCTGCGAAAGAGCAGAATTTCGGACGTTTCGATGCTTGGAATGCTTCCGAATTTATGACGTTTCCGATGATATTCAAACAATTTCCTGATATGGATATCCTAACCTGATCAAATCGCGCTTATAACGGCCCGCCCAACTTCGGCCGCCCCCTCTGCGTGGAGGAGCCCATCATAGCCCAGAAAGCGGTGTTTGGATACTTATGCGGACACTATCTCACGCACTGACAAAGCCAATGAAGGCGGGGTGTCGCACCTTGTTGTAGTCCATGATGACCTTGGTAGGAGTCGTCATCCCGAGAAGTTCCACTGCGATCTTCTTTCGTGTGAAATCATAGGATTCTCGGACGGTCACGTTCTGTAATCCTGTCATTCATGACAACAGTTTCAACGcattaaagagaaaaaaatagacgacttttgaaaacaaaaaaacaaaaaaaacaacacgatcacccgttacaagtaccgtttacagttgtaagtggttaacggtgaccaccgttagccagttataagtggaccaggagacgtctcctggctcttgagaTACAGCGTTAACGGTAAGGACAGGCCGGGAGAGATGGGTCACCGAGGCCATAGATAGTGGACTGTAGGAGAAGCCTCGCGATATTTGGGAACGTGACCTCACGAGGGTACAGAACGGTGGCCGGGAGGCTACCGGGAAGTGGCCGGGATATTGTGTTTTCAGGCCCGCCGACCGTCCGGATCGATCGCCGTAGGTCGTCCAGCAGCAAAACACtgcctgttccatggtgaggtgagcaactttggttcatttataccgatcatttttatattgaataggCACAGATCCTCGTTAATTTGCAACTAGCTCGAGCTATGCCCGGCGCgtgttaaagggggaggggggtgcacacatcaccgcgagtaaaaatagtatggttctttttagcccactgctgttgttactggcctcattcataatttggccacgttcatccagatcatacatgtatcaaaaacacaaaaggtcggtttgtaatattctaactggagtacgtaaagtaacactaacagacacagaagACTAGTCGAGTCGACACAGTATCCagggttcgcggaaaaggctggccaggctaccctaccaggcttagtatgttaccctttctgggcccccaggggtatgcataggggcttggcctgtaatggaatttcctagaggaaaaatgtgtcaataagcccattcacggttgcgactacacatgcgcaatgtcaaaggtgaagacaggacaggacagtaTGAATCTCCAAACTTACCACATAGTACCTGGGACTGGGAGATACATGTGCTAGTACGAGAATGAGATACTGTTAGTAAGTTGGTCAAAATAccgtcaatgcagaaatgttcgcggtggtttgatgttcatggtttttgcagtgaactttcagcgcgaacttaaaaccaccgcaaaactttttgccgacTTACtagtatgactgtagcgctattgttacaactgcaaacactcaattttccctATATAGTATGTCATTCACATTAAGGGGAAAGCTATAAGCAAATTATaaataaactaaaagattacaagAACATCGCTGACACCTGTGTTCCCACCAgagattttgtttcatgtttgggaATCGAAAggcattcaatttcaaattaccGTAAAGCCTGTTGAATTTCGTCCCTCAAATGCAAGAAGTCATTTTCAGATGATAGGTCATAGAAACCTGTCGTACGACACACCTGTTTAAGCCCGACCATGTTCACATTGGTCGCAAGAAGAGGTCCAtaacttttgaatgaattggTGACATTTTTAGGGCAGCCTTGGATGTGTTTTACAAGattcatagcctctaccaggctccgcgagatcgctgggaaaatagtagaaatcggcaaatagagtgaaagtATGCCAgtggtactccgctatacagtgaagctcatgGACCCTCTCTcagtagctaactcccttggaacactattcactctatttgccgatttctactattttcccagccttgtcgcggagcctggtagagggtaCAAGATTCagccactactagtactagtacatgtattgtcatcaaGTCCATGGTCTGATCTCTCATAGCCACACTGGAAATCatatgacatttgtatcaaACAGTCAAAACCAACGTTGCCAGTGACCTAGGTTTTTGCGGTTACCTctttatcgcaaacttaaaatcattctCAACCACCCCCTA is a window of Branchiostoma lanceolatum isolate klBraLanc5 chromosome 8, klBraLanc5.hap2, whole genome shotgun sequence DNA encoding:
- the LOC136440077 gene encoding ependymin-related protein 1-like; translation: MALILLTAVFIISGLCSALDTPRTTPVPIVDTQPPVPAPCCVPKQWEGEVHMIQGYVRSGQPGLQNVTVRESYDFTRKKIAVELLGMTTPTKVIMDYNKMEVFTITGTTCTAGKMMNPGMLNCLPMNSTYMGSFRFGGMDGLLVDSWSIFDPLLGGNGVVDMTRDGCIMVTEVLTSPPGSPEPSLSALGVTDVTLGIKDPKVFDVPRPPCPSNPGNEKLHPVHGTFLFTVVL